One segment of Stenotrophomonas sp. SAU14A_NAIMI4_8 DNA contains the following:
- a CDS encoding DUF6165 family protein, producing the protein MDAILTPVSIGELIDKITILEIKAERITDAAKVDNVRTELNGLLPLLLQQLQAQPALQALKEQLKVINERMWDIQDQLRDKEAAQVFDDAFVQLARGVYGTNGERVVVKNEINRVAGSALVEEKQYQGQ; encoded by the coding sequence GTGGACGCCATTCTCACCCCGGTATCGATCGGCGAGCTGATCGACAAGATCACCATTCTCGAGATCAAGGCCGAACGCATCACTGATGCAGCCAAGGTCGACAACGTGCGCACGGAACTGAATGGTCTGCTGCCGCTGCTGCTGCAGCAGCTGCAGGCGCAGCCGGCGCTGCAGGCCCTGAAGGAGCAGCTGAAGGTGATCAACGAGCGCATGTGGGACATCCAGGACCAGCTGCGCGACAAGGAAGCGGCGCAGGTGTTCGACGATGCCTTCGTGCAGTTGGCACGCGGCGTGTACGGCACCAACGGCGAGCGCGTGGTGGTGAAGAACGAGATCAACCGCGTGGCCGGTTCTGCGCTGGTGGAAGAGAAGCAGTACCAGGGGCAGTAA
- a CDS encoding MFS transporter, with product MSVATGVAVASNYYAQPLLHTIADAFGVPFGQVGMVVTAAQLSYAAGLILLVPLGDLFERRRLIVVMSLLSAGGLVISACAPSLTWLLVGTAITGLFSVVAQVLVPFAATLAAPEHRGRVVGTLMSGLLLGILLARTVAGLLSSLGDWRLVYAIAAGVLVLTAAALQRGLPRFHHSAGLGYFALLRSIGTLFVQEPVLRQRTLLGACSFAMFAIFWTPLAFLLAQPPYAYSDATIGLFGLVGAAGTLAAGLAGRMADRGQAGRATAIALLMLLLSWLPLGLSAHSLLALLVGVVVLDLAAQLLHVSNQNLIYALQPEARNRLNAGYMTGYFIGGSLGSLLSAQVYQHFGWTGVCVAGASVAVLALLLWLPGAVGARADA from the coding sequence ATGTCGGTGGCAACCGGCGTAGCGGTGGCCAGCAACTACTACGCCCAGCCGCTGCTGCATACCATCGCCGATGCCTTCGGGGTGCCGTTCGGGCAGGTGGGCATGGTGGTGACCGCCGCGCAGCTGAGCTATGCCGCCGGCCTGATCCTGCTGGTGCCGCTGGGCGATCTGTTCGAGCGGCGGCGCCTGATCGTGGTGATGAGCCTGCTGTCGGCCGGCGGTCTGGTGATCAGCGCCTGCGCGCCCAGCCTGACCTGGCTGCTGGTGGGCACGGCCATCACCGGTCTGTTCTCGGTGGTGGCGCAGGTGCTGGTGCCCTTCGCCGCCACCCTGGCCGCGCCGGAACACCGCGGTCGCGTGGTGGGCACGCTGATGAGCGGCCTGCTGCTGGGCATCCTGCTGGCGCGCACGGTGGCCGGGCTGCTGTCCAGCCTGGGCGACTGGCGCCTGGTCTATGCCATCGCCGCTGGCGTGCTGGTGCTGACCGCCGCCGCGCTGCAGCGCGGCCTGCCACGCTTCCATCACTCGGCCGGGCTGGGCTATTTCGCCCTGCTGCGTTCGATCGGCACGCTGTTCGTGCAGGAGCCGGTGCTGCGCCAGCGCACCCTGCTGGGGGCCTGCAGCTTTGCCATGTTCGCCATCTTCTGGACGCCGCTGGCGTTCCTGCTGGCGCAGCCGCCCTACGCCTACAGCGACGCCACCATCGGGCTGTTCGGCCTGGTCGGCGCCGCCGGTACGCTGGCGGCGGGTCTGGCCGGGCGCATGGCCGACCGCGGCCAGGCCGGCCGCGCAACCGCCATCGCACTGCTGATGCTGCTGCTGTCCTGGCTGCCGCTGGGGTTGTCGGCGCACTCGCTGCTGGCACTGCTGGTGGGCGTGGTGGTGCTGGACCTGGCCGCACAGCTGCTGCATGTCAGCAACCAGAACCTGATCTACGCGCTGCAGCCGGAAGCGCGCAACCGCCTCAACGCCGGCTACATGACCGGCTATTTCATCGGCGGCTCGCTGGGCTCGCTGCTGTCGGCGCAGGTGTACCAGCACTTCGGCTGGACCGGCGTATGCGTGGCCGGTGCCAGCGTGGCAGTGCTGGCCCTGCTGCTGTGGCTGCCAGGCGCTGTTGGAGCCCGCGCAGACGCCTGA
- a CDS encoding LysR family transcriptional regulator, translating into MNLKQLEFAVALAEEGNFTRAAARCHVVQSALSHQIAHLEQELGTLLFERLPRQVRTTAAGEALLVHARQVLASLRHLRADVAAVSGEVRGMLAIGQISSLTDIDVVALLAAFQQAHPQVEFQLRVDKSETLIEQVQARVLDVALVGLAPSAQLDGVCQQVLLEEDLVAVLAPGHRLAGRRRLALADLQDEALVDFPRGTGARRQTDDAFAAAGLPHAVRFEVNLMELVERFVRQGLAIGIVPVSIAAGFQHVQQVPLQPTPTRRVHLVWQRLPTPAARAFVQAVLSRAGAGSGP; encoded by the coding sequence GTGAACCTGAAGCAGCTTGAATTTGCCGTGGCCCTGGCCGAAGAAGGCAACTTCACCCGTGCCGCCGCGCGCTGCCACGTGGTGCAGTCGGCGCTCAGCCACCAGATCGCTCATCTTGAACAGGAACTGGGCACGCTGCTGTTCGAGCGCCTGCCGCGCCAGGTGCGCACCACCGCGGCCGGTGAAGCGCTGCTGGTGCATGCGCGGCAGGTGCTGGCCAGCCTGCGCCACCTGCGCGCCGACGTGGCGGCGGTCAGCGGTGAAGTGCGCGGCATGCTGGCCATTGGCCAGATCTCCTCACTCACCGATATCGACGTGGTCGCGCTGCTGGCCGCGTTCCAGCAGGCGCACCCGCAGGTGGAATTCCAGCTGCGGGTGGACAAGAGCGAGACCCTGATCGAGCAGGTGCAGGCGCGCGTGCTGGACGTGGCCCTGGTCGGGTTGGCGCCGTCAGCGCAGCTGGATGGGGTGTGCCAGCAGGTGCTGCTGGAAGAAGACCTGGTGGCGGTGCTGGCGCCGGGCCATCGGCTGGCAGGCCGGCGGCGGTTGGCCCTGGCCGATCTGCAGGACGAAGCGCTGGTGGATTTCCCGCGCGGCACCGGTGCGCGGCGCCAGACCGACGATGCCTTCGCTGCGGCCGGGCTGCCGCATGCGGTGCGCTTCGAGGTCAACCTGATGGAACTGGTGGAACGCTTCGTGCGCCAGGGCCTGGCGATCGGCATCGTGCCGGTGTCGATTGCCGCCGGCTTCCAGCACGTGCAGCAGGTGCCGCTGCAGCCCACGCCCACGCGCCGCGTGCACCTGGTCTGGCAGCGCCTGCCGACCCCGGCCGCGCGTGCCTTCGTGCAGGCCGTGCTCAGCCGCGCAGGCGCAGGCTCAGGCCCTTGA
- a CDS encoding DUF1456 family protein: MINNDVLRSVRYSLDLGDHHVVTLCQMADPAFAVDNEQVKAWLLREDEPGFQAMSDSALAHFLDGLIVHLRGRDESQPLRPVETRIDNNLVLKKLRVAFQLRDVDLMEIFASAGFRVSKSEVGALFRQPGHTNYRRCLDQMLRNFLKGLSLRLRG; encoded by the coding sequence ATGATCAACAACGATGTCCTGCGCAGCGTGCGCTATTCCCTGGATCTGGGTGACCACCACGTGGTGACCCTGTGCCAGATGGCCGACCCGGCATTCGCCGTGGATAACGAGCAGGTGAAAGCCTGGCTGCTGCGTGAAGATGAGCCCGGCTTCCAGGCGATGAGCGACAGTGCCCTGGCGCATTTCCTGGATGGCTTGATCGTGCACCTGCGCGGCCGCGACGAAAGCCAGCCGCTGCGCCCGGTGGAAACCCGCATCGACAACAACCTGGTGCTGAAGAAGCTGCGCGTGGCCTTCCAGCTGCGCGATGTGGACCTGATGGAGATCTTCGCCAGTGCCGGCTTCCGTGTGTCCAAGTCGGAAGTGGGTGCGCTGTTCCGCCAGCCCGGCCACACCAACTACCGGCGCTGCCTGGACCAGATGCTGCGCAACTTCCTCAAGGGCCTGAGCCTGCGCCTGCGCGGCTGA
- a CDS encoding SDR family NAD(P)-dependent oxidoreductase produces MTRTVLITGATSGFGAAAVHRFAQAGWKVIATGRRGERLQPLVDRYGKDVVHAAVFDVRDPVAMEAALLALPPAFGDIDLLVNNAGLAQGTAPAQSASLKDWTTMIDTNITALVTLTHRLLPLLVERKGAIINISSVAGVYPYPGGNAYGGTKAFVSQFSLGLRSDLHGTGVRVTTIEPGMAETEFTVVRTHGDQAASDKLYTGANPMTAEDIAEQIFWVATLPPHLNINRLELMPVSQSFAGFQVARGL; encoded by the coding sequence ATGACCCGCACCGTCCTGATTACCGGCGCCACGTCCGGCTTCGGCGCCGCCGCCGTCCATCGCTTCGCCCAGGCCGGGTGGAAGGTGATCGCCACCGGCCGCCGTGGTGAGCGCCTGCAGCCGCTGGTCGACCGTTACGGCAAGGACGTGGTGCACGCGGCGGTGTTCGACGTGCGCGATCCGGTGGCGATGGAGGCCGCGCTGCTGGCCCTGCCGCCGGCCTTTGGCGATATCGATCTGCTGGTGAACAACGCCGGCCTCGCCCAGGGCACGGCGCCGGCGCAGAGCGCCAGTCTGAAGGACTGGACCACCATGATCGACACCAACATCACCGCACTGGTCACGCTGACCCACCGCCTGCTGCCGCTGCTGGTGGAGCGCAAGGGCGCGATCATCAACATCTCCTCGGTGGCCGGGGTCTACCCGTACCCGGGCGGCAACGCCTACGGCGGCACCAAGGCCTTCGTCAGCCAGTTCTCGCTGGGCCTGCGTTCGGACCTGCACGGCACCGGCGTGCGCGTGACCACCATCGAGCCGGGCATGGCCGAAACCGAGTTCACCGTGGTGCGCACCCATGGCGACCAGGCCGCCTCGGACAAGCTGTACACCGGCGCCAACCCGATGACCGCCGAAGACATCGCCGAACAGATCTTCTGGGTGGCCACGCTGCCGCCGCACCTGAACATCAATCGCCTGGAGCTGATGCCGGTCAGCCAGTCGTTCGCCGGCTTCCAGGTCGCCCGCGGGTTGTAG